ACCAATGGAGATGAATCCAAGCATTGTGAATATGCTCTCTGCATCAACTTCAATTAGAGCAGGTAAAGCATAAGTATTTAAGTTAGAACGTAGTTTTGAATTTCCAGATACAAGTCCCCGCATGAAAGGAGGCAAGCACAAATCTCTGAAGGCATCATATCCTAGCTCAACACCATCATCATTCCAACATTCACCTCTTAAAGTCTCCAGGAAGGATTTTAAAAATGTTGTGGCAGCACAACAAACATCATCATCTATGTACGCATAAGCTGTTTCTGAAAGCAGATATGATTTCAATATTAGAAGAGATTTGGCACCCAATCGCTTTGTCAAAGAAGCTAAAGGGACGTATCTCCCTTTGCATCGCGGACCTAGGCGAAGTAAATCATTTGCAATATTGCAAAGGAACAATTTGTTGTTATGTTCATGGTCTTCTGATGCAATACACAATTCAATATCTAATAGGAGATCAAAGATCAAATGCACCTGTTTTACTGTCTGACTCAAAGGATCTTCCAGGTTGCGCCATATGATTCCTAATATACGGTTGACAACATCTCTTGAAAAAGGCTTATAGTCCCCAGAGAAGTCAGTGAAATCAGATGAAATCGATGTCTTTATCTGCTGCAAACATATTTGTGTCACTGTAAGAGCATGGAAATTGAAGTGGCTATCAACTGGGTTCTCACAATGCTTGCAAAGCTCAGGTAAAATTCCATCATACAAAATAGTCCATAAAGGTCCACTTGAATGAAGTTGGCGCATGTTGAGTACTGTCCTTGGAATAGATGTCAAAATCCCTCTTAGCAAACAAAGTCTACTCAAAACTGAAAGATCTCTGATTTGTTCACACAGATCAAAGTCTGAAAATACATTGTGCACAGATTGATTTTTTCTATCTTCGTGATTTGCACAGATGTCAAATAGACCTTGATAAATAAACCAGGAAATCTCCTCTGAGCTCATGAAAACCTGAATTGCAGCACAGAAGCTCACTCCAGAGGCCACCAGGCAATCCCTTGAAAAGGCAGATGACTTAAGAACAGATAGTATTGTCCTGACAGCACTCTTGAAGACACTTGATGCCTTGTCAAGGCCCGTAAACTTAGACGGGTACCGCTGCAGCAAGTAGTACATGCAAGACATGGCCTCTTGGCACTGCTCCATCACGACAGGAGATGGTCGTGACCCTTCATCAATGTCATTAGTCACTCCATCAAGCCCATCAACAACATCCAGTGCCATGATCTCTGCACACCTCTCTACTGCCTCATCCAAAAATCCCAACTTTGGGTACCCAATAAGCGACAAGGCTGCCCGAGATACCATAAATCTCTTCTTTGCCTTACTACCAGAGCCACCATACTCCTCACAGAGCAAGGCAAAACACCCACTGATCGCTGTGGAGAATTTCTTGCACTTGGCGAGCACCGATATGAGCGTGCGGTGGAGAGGGAGGGAGTTCTCAAGGAAGAGGATCTCCAAATAAAGCTTTGTGGCAGCGAGCACTGCATCATCAGGAATCCCTGTAGTGGACAGAAACTGCACATATGCCGAGGCAAGATCCTTGACCGCAACAACTTGCGAGTAAGTGGAGGTCAGGGAAATCAAGTCGTTCAATCGGACAAAGAAATCGGACGAGGAGACCTCAGCCGGCACGACGGCTAGGGCATCATGGTAGTGTTTCGGGAACACAATCGAGGTGTAGGTGTACCGGTGCCTATGCTGCAGTGACCGCCACTTCGCAGACATTGTTCCCCCAAATTAGCTCTTTGACTTCAATCTGAAGGATAACAATGAACAAACAAAACTGAAACTTCCAGCAAAACCACATTGAACCCTTAAACAGGCATACATAGGAAGCAGAAGCCGATTGATTCACCTGAAGTCAATACAGTTCCACCAGAAGTCTTCCTCCGGGAATTTGAAATTAACGTTACAGGCTGCCAACCACAAACCTTCCCTCCCTAACAAATCACACAAAGCTTGTTCAGTAGATTTTCACCCGTGTGAACACAACAACGAACTATTCGGGCTGCATTAGAACACGCCTTCTACTACAGACAGCGTAAACAAGCAATCAGAGGTTCCATAAGCAGCGATAATCGGCAAACAAATAACCTTCAATCCCGTAGACAGCCGTGCCGCTCTCCTCCTCCTGGAAGGCGGCGGTGCCCGTCGAGTGCAGCGGCTCGGGAGCCCGGCGAACAGCAACCGGGATCAGGCGGCCAGCGAAAGCAGCAAGAGGCAAGGCCAGCAGGCTGCTGCAGCGAGAGGAGGCGGGAGCGGGGGTTTAGGGTTTGGTCCTGCGATTCTCTCTCCCCTTCCCCCCTCGCTTGACTGTTTTCTGCATCGCCCTGACCAAAATACCCCTACGCCTCCGCGCGCCCCCACCTGTGCTTTGAGATTCGCGCTTCGTCGCCTCCTAGCTACCTCGTGTCTCCCGCTGACTCGCCGGCGAACGCTCGCCTCTTGGAGATGCCGCCCGCCGCGGCGACGCTCCTCCGGCGGGCCCCAGCGGTCCCATTCACGGCACGCCGTACCGCTGTTTCCCGCTCGGGCATGGCGCGGCGTCTGGTGACAGCGAGCGCTGGGGCCGGCGGGCGGGCGCCGGCGTACGGTGGGCTGCTGCTCGACGCCGGCGGCACGCTGCTGCAGGTCGCGCAGCCGGTCGCCGAGACGTACGCCTCCATCGGCCGACGCTACGGTCCGTACGCCTCCAACCCCAAGAATCCACCGCCACctattcctcaaaaaaaaaattccaccGCCACCTCGCACTTTTCTCCCACTTCGATGTCTCTCGTGCTCTGCATTTCGTCAAACGTTTGGCGTGTGGTCGGTCTCGTGGTGCTCCTGACTTTTGGTCACTCGCTCTCCAGGTGTGATGAAGCCTGAGAAAAGAATCATGGAGGGGTTCAAGCGGGCATTCTCGGCGCCATGGCCCAAGACACTCAGGTACCAGGTAATGGACATGATGAGACGCACAGGAATTGCATTCGCAAGGCTTGAAATTGTGTCGTGGTTGCTCTCGAGGTGACGACGTGTTGGGTCTTGGACTGTAATTGCAGGGAGATGGGCGGCCATTCTGGAGAATTGTCGTGGCAGAAGCTACCGATTGCACCGATGACGATTACTTTGAGGAAGTGTATCAGGTATACCTCATGTGACCTTCCGGGAAagcgtaatttgttttttttttcgaaaatATGGAGTGTGTCTAAGGTTGTTCGGACGAATACCTTTTTTGTGAATGTGGGTTTGTTGGAGTATTTGAGCATGTATTCATGTGCTTGTGCTTGGTATCTGATTAAAGAAACTCGTGATCTCACATGCTAGCTTTTGTTACTACTATGACGAAATTGAGCAAGAACTAATGTTTTGAGTCCTGACTAAGTGACTATGCTGTTAGTGAACAGAAGCCCAGGCGATAAAGTTCACCGCTCTCAAATATATTTAGTTTTTTCTAAGTTGAAGGATTCCAGTTTATTAGTATGTCGAATGTTCAAACCCATACAATGTGGCTAATGGATGGATCATTGTTTCTTTCAGTATTATGCACATGGAGATGCTTGGCGTTTGCCTGTTGGAGCAGACACAGCACTGCGTGAGCTGAAGGATGCTGGAGGTTAGAAGATACTTCCTCTGTTCTTGGTTCCTGAATTTCAATTCTCAGTTGTTTACTGCAATTAATATCTGGCTTTCCACATTCAGGCCCTTATCTTACTCCATCAGTATTATTGTGTCTCAATTTCAGTTAAGCTAGCTGTTGTATCTAACTTTGATACAAGGTTACGGAAATTACTTAAGGACCTTAATGTCTCTGATATGTAAGTACCTATAAGTTGGCCTATCTAATTAATTACTTCAGTCGTACTTCAAAACGATGTCTTTTTACATATATATTGTTTTGTGAGTAATGGCTATATGTTAACAGACCTTGAGCTCTCCAGGTTTGATGCCATTGTGGTATCATCAGAGGTCGGATATGAGAAACCTGCTCCAGAGATATTCAAGATAGCATTAGGTATAAAGTCGAATCTCATTTGTGAAAGATCATGAAATTTTTCTATAAAACTAATAAATGTGGTTGTTTTCTGTTTGTCAGATAACATTGGTGTGGAAGCCAGCAAGGCAGTGCATGTAGGAGATGATGAAGCTGCAGACAAGGCGGGTGCCAATGCTATAGGACTTGAATGCTGGTATGCAGAGTACTTTTTCCTTTGTATTTCCATATTTGGACCATGTTAAGTCTTCGATTTGTTAAAATGTGATTGGGTCGCTGATTACTTTGTCATTTTCTCTAATGTAACTGTTTTAGGCTGTGGGGTGATGATGTGAAGACATTTTCAGAAATACAGGACAGGATTCTGACAACAGATGATCCTCAATGAGTGTGGATTTAGCATGGTGCAAGACCGCCACGACAGTTGTTTCTTTAttccttcctttttttttctcttaatGCCTTCTTTTCCTTTCACCTCTTGTGCTGGCATGTCCATTTTGCTTTCATGAAATAAGCTCATTCCATGACTACTGCTGTCCCGTCACATTCTTTTGCATTCTGTGATGAACACTTTTATTCGTCACAGGCAGCAGATTGCAGATGAGTCATGAGTGATTCTGCTTGCTATGTGAATGTGATTTGCATGTAAACATTATCCTAAGTACAAGTGTATAACTGACAGAACACACATGTGAAAATGTTGCATACTGCTGCTGCTCCCCTACATGGATTGCTGCAGCGATGGAATGTACACGTAGCCTCAGGCTGCAGCTACGAGCTTATTGTGCTGTGTCTACAGAAGATTGCTGTTTGGCTGCCGGCACACCGACAGCAAGCTCTATCTCTATTATTATCATAGGAGCCTCGACGGGCTCTGGTAATGGGCACCAAGGGACGACGAGGATCAGAAGATGATATCCTCGTCCCTGTCGCCATTCTCTAGCATGCTCTCCGCAGTGTCGACGGAAACGACGCCGCGCTTGAGCGCGACCTCGCCGGTTGGTCGTCCTGATGGCCGCGTCCAGCGTCAGGAACGTCGTCTGCAGCGACGCCAGCTCCACCAGCACCTCCAGCGCGCGCGCGTGCGCCGCCCGGCACGCCGCCACCTGCTGCCCGCCGCCGGCCAGCCCCGCGAGCGACGTCGAGCTGCCACCGTCGTCGGCCAGGTAGCTCTGGAAGCGAGGGAGGCGGACGCCGGCGATGTTGTCCTGGTGCGCGCGCACGCGGAGCCTGGCGGGGCCCGGAGAGACGGACTGCTGCACGACGTGGCGGAGCGGCGCGCCGGCCACGTAGAGCGCCTCGGCGAGGGAGAGCGAGGCGGCGCGCATGGCGTCGCCCATGGCGTCCTTGGCGGACACGATGCGCTTCAGGATGGCGCGGAACTGCACCGTGAGCGCGTCCGACTTCTTCTTGAGCAGCGCGTGGCCCCGGGTGGCGCCGGCCAGCCGCGCCTTCACCATGCCCAGCGTCGTCACCGTCGGCACCACGTTCAGGCGCTGCTGCCCCTGCCCCGCCATCGCTCGCTCGCACCACACGCCGCCGCGCCGCACTTGCGCTCGCCGTCGCCGAAGCCGAAGACGATCGAACGCTGCTCTTGGAGCTCACCATCGTGTGTCCATGCCGCCCTGGGTGAGCAGCAATGCATGATTGGGTCGGCGGGCATGGACGCGTGGTGTCACGATGGTTCAGGAGAGACTGAAAGCGATGGCAACATCTGTGCTGTGGATGCACTGCGACTTCAAATACTTGTCGTCGTGCTCTATTTGTGCATACCTGAGCTGGCTACAACATATATTAGCAGCACATCAAATGAAACAAATTAATCACCAAATGGATCTGGCCTCCATATATAATAGTACAAGGTAACAAAAGAATTTGCTTATCTGTCCATCGAGTTGAAACGGAGCCATTCCTCACATCCCCGTTCCATTTTGGGGCCCAATATAAATTTGATACCATGACAAATCATCCCCGATTACCCGACCATAATCTCTTCTCAAATCTTGACAAATTATGACCATAATCTCTACTCAAAATTTAACAAATGACAAGTCAAATATACGATCAACAAAATTAAGGAGGCTTTACGCTGAAGCACCAGCAACTTTTTGGTCATAAATCGCAATCCAGGACAAACCAACTGTCATAGCAATGCCACCATGTGACATGCAGCACACTTCTGGAAGCCACGCACCTCATAGCATTGCAAACGATAGCACAATTTTGTAGAATATCATCCTAGCATCATTTCAGTGACATCCAATCATCCATCAAGCCACAAAAGGTCAACCTTGATACCTTGACAGCAACCAGATCGCCTTTCTGAAGCAGCAACCAAAAAGAGAGCATTGCTTCGCAGCCAGCAAGATCATATTCTATAGCATTAGCATGTATCCCAGCGCAAGATGTTATAGAAGCTAAGCTAGCAAC
This window of the Sorghum bicolor cultivar BTx623 chromosome 7, Sorghum_bicolor_NCBIv3, whole genome shotgun sequence genome carries:
- the LOC8080880 gene encoding haloacid dehalogenase-like hydrolase domain-containing protein 3, yielding MPPAAATLLRRAPAVPFTARRTAVSRSGMARRLVTASAGAGGRAPAYGGLLLDAGGTLLQVAQPVAETYASIGRRYGVMKPEKRIMEGFKRAFSAPWPKTLRYQGDGRPFWRIVVAEATDCTDDDYFEEVYQYYAHGDAWRLPVGADTALRELKDAGVKLAVVSNFDTRLRKLLKDLNVSDMFDAIVVSSEVGYEKPAPEIFKIALDNIGVEASKAVHVGDDEAADKAGANAIGLECWLWGDDVKTFSEIQDRILTTDDPQ